From Solanum stenotomum isolate F172 chromosome 2, ASM1918654v1, whole genome shotgun sequence:
AGACCACGAAAAATATGCAGGTGAACCACAATGAAAAACATACTTGCCCCATTAGCATGCATATAACAGAGCAACCAGCCCCCTTCAACATATCTCATAATGTGTTCTACGTTGTTGAAAGCTAGATCCACATGAGGTGTGTAATGCATAACTAAAAAAACGGCAGTCACTATCTGAATGACTAAACAAATACCCGTTAACGAATCGAACCCCCACCAATAACTAAGATTGCTCGGGGTTGGATAATCTATCAAATGCTGATTAAGTGTGGAGGATATAGGTTGTTTAAGAAGAGAGAATTGTTGGATCCTTATagtcatttctttttttctcttttctatcaTGACAACTTTTGTTCCCCCACCTTTTAGCATTCTGGGGACCTACTATGTATTAAAATGTGAGTACTATTTCTTCCACCTCCGAAGGATGGAGGGGGTATACAGCAAAAAAAGTGTCGAAGGGGTCGAATCACCATGGGTTACTGAAGAGTCGTCTGACTTCTCGGTGACTGAATAAGAGAGGTTTTTACCGCTTTCTCTTCTCTCCAGCACTCTCGGACTGATCATCTTGCTGCAACAAAGCAAGCTTAGGAATGAATCTAATGGAGATTTAGGTCTTTGTCCACTTGGAAGATTATTCTTTCCTCCTCGATGAAAGAGGGCAAAAAGGGTGTGTGGGAGAAAGAATTCAAAAAGGATAGAAGATTTCGTACACCAAGCGGGACAGAGTGTGACCCCTAAGAAATTGGGGGTTCTCGCTCATCCTATTCAAATGAATCAGCCTCAAGAAAAGTAAGCCCCATTTTCTTGATTAAATTTGTCTTCGTGGCTCCCTGAATCAATCAAAAATCTTATTGATTTGATTCATCCCATTTCATTTATTTGGGCGAGAGGGAGGCTGTGAGTCACCTGGGCTACAGATTTTTCCGTTGGTTGAttctcaaaattgaaaaaaaaaatcgggTCCAGACCCACAAATGAATAGGAAGCGAGGTGAGGGTCCTTCATTAAAGGGGGGAAAAGAGGGGTGGGCTTTGTTCTAAGGGGGAGGGGGGTGCCTTGCTCAGCTTTAGAAAGGATAGAATGACTTTCTGAAATTCTCTCCAACCCTTTCTATCTATCTTTAGAAGTAGGGCGAGAGAAAGTCAATATGATATTTGCGTTGGTTTTTCCAACGAAACTAAgcacttttcttctttctcattcGGAAGGCTCAGTCCCACACCCTGACTTCAATGATGGGACTAACCTCCGCACTCCGACGCTCCACTGAACAATAGTTCTCCGCCTTACTATATTTAGAATAGTGGTCGATCCTTCGGGAGTTACATTCGTAACAACATTACATGTTATGTTCACGTGGTGATATTCTATCTTTCCAAGAGTACTACCCTGTACATAGTCTATGCCTGGGGAGCATATTTGACATGAGATATACACAAGCGGTACAGGGGTCCCCCACTTCGATTCCCGCCCCGTTAGCATCTACGATCCTAAATAAGGGATTAGTCCGTTAGGTCTTTTTGGTCCGGAGCCGGCTGGTAATGGACCTACTTACCTTGCTTGTAGACCTGTTGTGGAGCGAACCCTTGTTCTATTGGTTTTGTGGTTGCTACCAAGACTATTTCTTTATGCCCATCAAAGAACCTCGAGATGCTAATGCACGAAAAAGGATACGAGAAATTTGGAAGAACTCATATACGGAACGAGGGCGGCCCGTGTAAATATATCGATTTCTTACTCGTGCAAAGGAACTCTTTCTTGGCAACTTAGACAACGTAGAACGATGTTTGTCCTGCATAGGAATATCGGGATCTTTACAAAGGGCTTTATAAAGCTTTCGTCTCAATTCATATTTAGTCTAGCCGTGAGCAATCTACGTTTGTGATCTCGTATATTTCGCTTCTACGACATCTTACTGAGTTTCCCCCTCATCTTTTTGCAAAAAGCCGCTCCACGGTGGTAAAGTCTCATCTAGTGTGTTGGTCGAAGTTACAATAGTAACATTGAACCCTCGAATATGTTCGAAGATATCGAAATAATTTTCCAATTCGGGGGAGAATTCGCAAAATTTTGTTTCCATCGAGAATTGAATTGACCTTTCCCTTATTTCGAGCGGAGAATCTAACAGAGACATTACTGTGGATATTCTGACAAAAAAATGTGACATTTCATGCCCTCGAAGTGTGCTTTGTCGTGGTAGGTTACTGACATATccttttttgtctttatttgaCCCCAAGAATGGATTAGATTGAAATGACTTTCCTGTTGAAGccctttgttttaatttctGGCCGCACAAAATCTCCATAAccaattttccatttttgataGAAGGTGTTGTCTTTGGTACTACTATTATTTTACACGATCCAGGAACTTCCATAACGTTGGCGTGATTCGGTTTGAGCAACGGATCCTGACGTGATACATCCTCGTACTGAAAATAAAGTGGAAACATGAGTTGATCTATAATGAGTATTAGATTGAAGTTCTCTTAAAGAAGACCGCCAACTCCTACCCCGAAGATACAGAGCACCCGGTCCTCTTCTCTTGTGTCGAAGTGTAGTGTAGTGTGGTGAGGTTTCGCCTCACAGAAAGAGTGGGAAATTGGGATAAAAAGGGAAGAATTTACGCTCTTTCAAGTCCAAGAAAGAGATTTAAGTCCTTTATGGCCCTTTCAACCCGCCGAAATGGAAGGCATTGCACTGTACCCAACTAGAGAATCTCCTTCAGGTGCAAAGCATAAGTCCTTTCACTAAGAGCTTCTCCCATTGGGGAGAAGATGATCCCCCTGATCTGGTGCCTCTTCACAAGAAGAGACTCAACCGAATAATCTCGTCCCACAAGTGCAGCTTGAATATGTTTTTCAATCTGCACTTGCGTATCAACAACAGAGTCTATCATTTCTTCCCTATAAGTTTCCCTTATAAAATGGTTCTTAACCTCCTCGCGAGCTCCGCTCGACGGGTGTCGTCATCGAGAAGCGGAGGGTAGAGCTCTGGGATGAGGGGCGGTTGATTATCCTGACCTAGGGTTGGATCCGACAAGGAAGGTGAATTCCATAGATCCGTTTGGGAAATGGAATGAGTAGGGCTCACTTGCTGCACCTCCTCTCCAAGGTCCAGTGCAGGGAACATGTCCAAAAGTCCTCTGAAAAAAGAGGACGACGGGGGAGAGGCTGATGCGGCGGAGTCATTTTCCTCCAATAAATTGAGGTACTTTTCCCAATTATCCTACCCTGACACTGAATCCACCGCCCTTCCTCCAGCGAAATTATCATCTATGTGCAAGCTGCTGCAACATCCTACCAAAGCGACGAGCGAAAGAAGAAGGATAGGCATTTCCAAACCAAAGATCCTAAAAAGAGCACGTTAAACATGGAGTAAAAAGAACCTTTTACCCTCTCCATAATAAGGTAGGGATCAAAGCCAATCCAATGAGATAGGAGCCAAGTAGTCAAAACAATGGAGTGTCATTTACCACCCGAGCAAGGCAAATGTGGTGGTGGATGCTCTCAGTTGATTAAtaatgggtagtgttgctcatattgaggATTATAAGAAGGAATTGGTTTGTGATATTCATAGATTGGTCTGATTGGGTGTTTGGTTGGTTGATTCTGATgaaggtggtgttatggttcataatGGTTCATAATGGTTCAAAATCGTCTTTTGTGTCATATGTGAAAgtcaagcaaggtcttgatctgaTTTTGGTTCAACTGAAGGAAATGGTGCTTAAAAAGTCTGTTAAGGCTTTCTCACGAGGGGAAGATGGTGTGCTTTGGTATCAAGGTTTCTTTTGTGTTCCCAATGTTGATTACTTGAGAGAATAAATCTTATTAGAAACTCATAGTTCCAGACATTCCATTTACCGGGAActaccaagatgtaccgtgacttgtgggaggtctattggtggaatgggatgaaaaaggatatcgcgaaatttgtggctaagtgtcctaattttGAGCAAGTGgaagttgagcatcaaaagccgggaggtttatcccaagacattagAATTTTTACTTGGAAGTGCGAAGAtctgaatatggactttattgtgggTTTACCCCATACCCTTCAGTAACATGACTTGATTTGGGTTATTGTTGATTGTATGACGAAGTTGGCTCATCTCATTCCCATCAAGGCTTCCTATTTGGCGGAAGACTATGCTAGTTGTATCTAAATGAGATGGctaggttgcatggagtgcccctATCCATTATCTCCAATCATGGTACCTAATTTACTTCTCAATTTTGAAGTCTTTACATAAGGGCCTTGGTACTTGTATTAAGCTTAGTACAACCTTTAATCCTAAAATCtatgggcaagcggagcgtacttctcaaactttggaagatatgttgagagcttttGTGATAGACTTCAAGGTTAATTGGGATAAtcacttgcctttgattgagtttgcatacaataatagctatcattcaagtattggtatggctccattagAGGCTC
This genomic window contains:
- the LOC125856507 gene encoding 60S ribosomal protein L5, mitochondrial, with product MFPLYFQYEDVSRQDPLLKPNHANVMEVPGSCKIIVVPKTTPSIKNGKLVMEILCGQKLKQRASTGKSFQSNPFLGSNKDKKGYVSNLPRQSTLRGHEMSHFFVRISTVMSLLDSPLEIRERSIQFSMETKFCEFSPELENYFDIFEHIRGFNVTIVTSTNTLDETLPPWSGFLQKDEGETQ